A genome region from Ahaetulla prasina isolate Xishuangbanna chromosome 8, ASM2864084v1, whole genome shotgun sequence includes the following:
- the FGL1 gene encoding fibrinogen-like protein 1 produces the protein MGKWNLLYLLLLHITIISSFDSTVGSCFQEQLRLQAQVRLLEHSVKQQQARIVNLLMEREIQSRDKEGENTVINLGEETKYKDCAEIYLAGHTQSGFYKVKPLKSPSEFFAYCDMAEGGGWTVFQRRSDGSQNFNRNWTEYEHGFGDFTSANGEYWLGNKNLHYLTSQGNYTLRIDLSDFMDEQRFAQYEKFQVADEQNSYKMNCGQYSGTAGDSLTGGFHPEVKWWANHQGMKFSTKDRDNDNYEKNCAEEDQAGWWFNRCHTANLNGLYYNGPYSARSDNGIVWYTWRGWWYSLKSVVMKVRPSNFSPSVV, from the exons ACTGTAGGAAGTTGTTTCCAAGAGCAGCTGAGACTCCAGGCCCAAGTGAGACTTCTGGAACACAGTGTGAAGCAACAACAGGCAAGAATTGTGAATCTCTtaatggagagagagatacagagcagAGATAAAGAAGGTGAAAACACTGTCATCAACCTGGGAGAAGAAACAAAGTACAAAG ATTGTGCTGAGATCTATCTTGCTGGTCATACACAAAGTGGATTTTACAAGGTGAAACCTCTGAAGAGCCCCAGTGAATTCTTTGCCTATTGTGATATGGCAGAAGGAGGTGGGTGGACAGTCTTTCAGAGACGGTCAGATGGGAGTCAAAATTTTAATAG AAATTGGACTGAATATGAGCACGGTTTTGGAGATTTTACTTCAGCAAATGGTGAATACTGGCTTGGGAATAAAAACCTTCATTATCTGACTTCTCAGG GGAATTATACCTTGAGGATCGATTTGTCTGATTTTATGGATGAACAGCGCTTTGCACAGTACGAAAAATTTCAAGTTGCAGATGAGCAG AATTCTTACAAGATGAATTGTGGGCAATATTCTGGAACAGCTGGTGATTCTCTCACTGGGGGATTTCACCCTGAAGTTAAATGGTGGGCAAATCAccaagggatgaaattcagcaccAAAGACAGAGATAATGACAATTATGAAAAGAATTGCGCTGAAGAAGATCAAGCTGGCTGGTGGTTTAACAG ATGTCATACCGCCAACCTGAATGGCCTGTACTATAATGGACCCTATTCAGCAAGATCAGACAATGGAATTGTATGGTACACATGGCGTGGCTGGTGGTATTCCTTGAAGTCTGTTGTCATGAAAGTCAGGCCGTCAAACTTCAGTCCCAGTGTAGTTTAG